A region of Clostridium acetobutylicum ATCC 824 DNA encodes the following proteins:
- a CDS encoding TetR/AcrR family transcriptional regulator — translation MDKKLGRPRSEKTKSDILNAAYELLIENGFAEITVEKIAERANVSKATIYKWWPNKAAVIIDGFLNTTNVELPIPDTGSTIQDMFIQVDNFTKFLTSRKGSVITEIIAEGQYDPKLADIYRKAYFTPRRSISKKILERGILRGELKKDLNIEVIIDLIWGPIFYRLLITGEKIDVAFVKEIINYAFEGIKHL, via the coding sequence ATGGATAAAAAGTTAGGACGTCCTCGAAGTGAAAAAACAAAATCAGATATTCTTAATGCTGCATATGAATTATTAATTGAAAATGGGTTCGCAGAAATAACTGTTGAAAAGATTGCTGAAAGAGCTAATGTAAGTAAAGCTACTATTTATAAATGGTGGCCTAATAAAGCGGCTGTGATTATTGATGGATTCTTAAATACTACTAATGTAGAACTTCCAATACCTGATACTGGATCAACTATTCAAGATATGTTTATTCAAGTGGATAACTTTACAAAGTTTCTAACGAGCAGAAAAGGGAGTGTAATTACTGAAATAATAGCTGAAGGACAATATGATCCTAAATTAGCTGATATTTATCGTAAGGCGTATTTTACACCTCGCCGAAGTATTTCAAAAAAAATTCTAGAACGAGGAATTTTAAGGGGAGAGCTAAAAAAGGATTTGAACATTGAGGTGATTATTGATTTAATTTGGGGTCCTATATTCTATAGATTATTAATAACTGGAGAAAAGATTGATGTGGCTTTTGTAAAAGAAATTATAAATTATGCATTTGAAGGAATAAAGCATTTATAG
- a CDS encoding MFS transporter encodes MENLNNDLMENKSILNKLLIMVMSIACGLTVANLYYIQPLLADISKTFNVSEISVGSAAMLTQIGYAVGMVLILPLGDIKERRNLITTILLFSVISLASMFFSSNIYILTISSFAVGFTSIIPQLIIPLAAQLSNQKDRGRIIGTVMSGLLIGILVSRTFSGILGAYWGWRVVYIIAAIMMIFLMIALRKLLPVSKPSSNVKYIELLKSMFQLIKSEPVLREASINGAMMFAAFSAFWTSLTFLLQSPHYNMGSQAAGLFGLVGVSGALAAPLVGRIADKKGPRFIIGICIPIITISYLLFLLLGFKIFGLILGVMLLDLGVQSGNVSNQTRVHSLNEKMRNRINTVYMVSFFLGGAFGSFMGSFTYVHFGWYGVCIFGISTQIITFIIHKITK; translated from the coding sequence ATGGAAAACTTAAATAATGATCTTATGGAGAATAAATCTATATTGAATAAGTTATTAATTATGGTTATGTCTATAGCCTGTGGACTTACTGTTGCAAATTTATATTATATACAACCATTGCTGGCGGATATATCTAAGACATTTAATGTAAGTGAAATTAGTGTAGGCTCTGCAGCAATGCTTACACAAATAGGATATGCAGTTGGAATGGTATTGATATTGCCCCTAGGAGATATAAAAGAAAGGCGAAATTTGATAACTACGATACTTCTGTTTTCAGTAATCTCTCTTGCAAGTATGTTTTTTTCGAGTAATATCTATATTTTAACAATTTCTTCTTTTGCAGTTGGATTTACTTCTATCATCCCTCAGCTTATCATCCCATTAGCTGCTCAGTTATCAAATCAAAAGGATAGAGGCCGAATAATAGGGACAGTTATGAGCGGTTTATTAATCGGTATATTAGTATCGCGTACATTCAGCGGTATTTTAGGTGCTTATTGGGGCTGGAGAGTAGTGTATATTATTGCAGCTATTATGATGATATTTCTTATGATTGCCTTAAGAAAGTTACTACCTGTAAGTAAACCATCCTCTAACGTTAAATATATTGAGCTATTAAAATCAATGTTCCAATTAATAAAAAGTGAACCTGTTTTAAGAGAAGCATCTATCAATGGAGCTATGATGTTTGCAGCTTTTAGTGCATTTTGGACATCACTTACATTTTTACTCCAAAGTCCTCATTATAATATGGGCTCTCAGGCAGCTGGTTTATTTGGATTAGTTGGCGTTAGTGGTGCCTTAGCAGCTCCTTTAGTTGGAAGAATAGCTGATAAGAAGGGTCCTAGATTTATTATAGGCATTTGTATACCTATTATAACAATTTCCTATTTACTATTTCTCTTGCTTGGATTTAAAATATTTGGATTAATTTTAGGAGTTATGCTACTTGATCTAGGAGTTCAATCTGGAAATGTTTCCAATCAGACTAGAGTACATTCTTTAAATGAAAAAATGCGCAACAGAATTAATACTGTCTATATGGTAAGCTTTTTTCTTGGAGGAGCATTCGGTTCTTTTATGGGTTCTTTTACTTATGTACACTTTGGATGGTACGGAGTATGTATTTTCGGAATATCAACTCAAATTATAACATTTATTATCCATAAAATCACAAAATAA
- a CDS encoding nitroreductase family protein: MNLITVNHDKCVKCGICVNECPEQIIKMKENSPEDVCPQKCIACGHCVAVCPKEAIDNVKTPLINQKSSKKFSKLTPAEAENFLRSRRSIRSYKKTSVPREKLMELVNIAHFAPTGSNLQSVSYIIIDDRNILNMAIELTAKELERDELLSKRYAAYIESYLSKGIDSILRGAPCLVLATADVDFPRGRENSIFSLAYMELYAPTLGLGSCWAGVFEKIALKDNSPMLKLFNVPKGKKITGAVMVGYPKYNYPRLVDRNPLEVNFYQSK, translated from the coding sequence ATGAATTTAATAACTGTAAATCATGATAAGTGTGTCAAATGTGGAATTTGTGTAAATGAATGCCCTGAGCAAATAATAAAAATGAAAGAAAATAGTCCAGAAGATGTTTGTCCTCAAAAATGTATCGCCTGCGGACATTGTGTAGCTGTTTGTCCAAAAGAAGCTATTGATAATGTAAAAACACCATTAATCAATCAAAAAAGTTCAAAAAAGTTTTCAAAATTGACCCCTGCAGAGGCAGAAAACTTTCTTCGTTCAAGACGTTCAATTCGATCTTATAAGAAAACTTCTGTTCCAAGAGAAAAATTAATGGAACTTGTTAATATTGCCCACTTTGCTCCTACTGGAAGTAATCTACAGAGCGTATCTTATATTATAATAGACGATAGAAATATACTTAATATGGCTATTGAACTTACTGCTAAAGAATTGGAACGTGATGAATTGTTAAGTAAGAGGTATGCTGCCTATATCGAATCTTATCTTAGTAAAGGAATTGATTCTATATTAAGAGGGGCCCCTTGCCTTGTCCTAGCAACTGCTGATGTAGATTTCCCACGTGGAAGAGAGAATTCTATTTTTTCATTAGCATATATGGAACTATACGCACCTACGCTTGGATTGGGTTCATGTTGGGCTGGAGTTTTTGAAAAAATTGCACTTAAGGATAATTCTCCGATGCTTAAATTATTTAACGTTCCTAAAGGTAAAAAAATAACTGGTGCTGTTATGGTAGGATATCCAAAATATAATTATCCAAGATTAGTAGATAGAAACCCGTTAGAGGTCAACTTTTACCAATCTAAGTGA
- a CDS encoding SDR family NAD(P)-dependent oxidoreductase, with translation MEKFRTIAITGATSGLGKLVAIELVKRDAHLILTARNKERAEATKKMLESINPKAKIDFFFGDLSVMRDVKRVGEEIKAVHPRIDVLVNNAGLHAFEQRVTSDGLAEMMAVNYLAPWLLTNTLLQSLIASRNARIVNVASEASRNHGELKLPGDLTDISEFTSRESSAIYGKTKLLNIMFTAELARRLSGTGIIVNALNPGFNVTGLGRELWFATALERILKFFHIGDPRKGADIILRLSIDAQYNSVTGGYFNVITGNPISPIYPGGDKVMQNKLWSDTETLLKQRGFIE, from the coding sequence ATGGAAAAATTCAGGACTATTGCAATTACTGGAGCTACAAGTGGACTTGGAAAATTAGTGGCAATTGAATTAGTAAAGAGAGATGCGCATTTGATATTAACAGCAAGAAACAAGGAACGAGCTGAAGCAACTAAAAAAATGCTTGAGAGTATTAACCCTAAAGCTAAAATTGACTTTTTCTTTGGGGATTTGTCAGTAATGAGAGACGTAAAAAGGGTTGGCGAGGAGATTAAAGCTGTTCACCCTAGGATTGATGTCCTAGTAAATAATGCTGGACTCCATGCGTTCGAGCAGAGAGTAACTTCCGATGGGCTTGCAGAGATGATGGCGGTTAACTATTTAGCACCATGGTTATTAACTAATACCTTACTCCAATCTTTAATTGCATCAAGGAATGCGCGGATTGTAAATGTTGCGTCTGAAGCGTCTCGTAACCATGGTGAGCTTAAGTTACCAGGAGATTTGACAGATATATCAGAATTTACATCTAGAGAGTCGTCTGCGATTTATGGAAAAACTAAATTATTGAATATTATGTTTACTGCAGAACTAGCACGTCGACTTTCAGGAACGGGAATTATAGTTAATGCGCTTAATCCAGGCTTTAATGTTACGGGACTTGGACGAGAACTATGGTTTGCTACTGCACTTGAACGCATATTAAAATTTTTTCATATAGGAGATCCACGTAAAGGAGCAGATATTATACTTCGTTTATCCATAGATGCCCAATATAATAGTGTAACGGGTGGATATTTTAATGTAATAACAGGGAACCCTATAAGTCCAATATATCCAGGCGGTGATAAAGTAATGCAAAATAAGCTGTGGAGTGATACTGAGACATTACTCAAACAAAGAGGTTTTATAGAATAG
- a CDS encoding MarR family winged helix-turn-helix transcriptional regulator: protein MNNNTQNKTDNRIQLELKLGEQLNVIINASHALNVKTAAHFDSTLQPAAFLIVRWLFSFGPTNATVLSKSIAMDRSSVSRLVNQLKNMGYVKSEQSPSDRRGVLLSLTELGHQRTMNALKEKESAFYERIAKWDDSKLESFIELLMDFNGLENK, encoded by the coding sequence ATGAATAACAATACTCAAAATAAAACTGATAATAGAATTCAATTAGAACTCAAGCTAGGAGAACAGCTAAATGTAATTATAAATGCCTCACATGCACTTAATGTGAAAACTGCAGCACATTTCGATTCTACATTACAACCTGCTGCTTTTCTAATAGTTCGTTGGCTATTTTCATTTGGTCCAACGAATGCAACGGTTCTATCAAAATCAATAGCTATGGATCGTAGTTCTGTTAGTCGCCTTGTAAATCAACTAAAGAATATGGGCTATGTAAAAAGCGAACAATCTCCAAGTGATCGGAGAGGCGTACTTCTATCCTTAACTGAACTAGGTCATCAAAGAACAATGAATGCTTTAAAAGAAAAAGAATCTGCTTTCTATGAACGAATTGCAAAATGGGATGATTCCAAACTTGAGAGCTTTATCGAGCTCCTCATGGATTTTAACGGCTTGGAAAATAAGTAA
- a CDS encoding flavodoxin family protein, with amino-acid sequence MKVVAFNGSPKKNGNTNEAIKAVAAELEKENIEVEIIHVGNKVIRGCLDCGGCSRNMNERCVMKNDEVNDWIQKMKEADGIILGSPVHYSAIAGTMKSFLDRAFLVTSVNNGMLRHKVGASVVAVRRSGGIPVFNQLNNYINYSEMMMPTSNYWNVIHGTKPGEATQDEEGMQIMRVLGKNMAWLLKTIDSSKNNVKENEIEEKIFTNFIR; translated from the coding sequence ATGAAAGTAGTTGCTTTTAATGGAAGTCCGAAAAAGAATGGAAATACTAATGAGGCGATAAAAGCTGTAGCGGCAGAGTTAGAGAAAGAAAATATAGAGGTAGAAATTATTCATGTGGGAAATAAGGTAATACGTGGATGCCTGGACTGCGGAGGATGCAGCAGAAACATGAACGAACGATGTGTTATGAAGAATGATGAGGTTAATGATTGGATTCAAAAGATGAAGGAAGCTGATGGAATTATTCTAGGTTCTCCTGTACATTATTCAGCCATTGCAGGAACAATGAAATCATTTTTAGATCGTGCGTTTTTGGTTACATCTGTAAATAACGGAATGCTTAGACATAAGGTAGGAGCAAGTGTTGTTGCTGTAAGAAGATCAGGCGGTATTCCGGTATTCAATCAACTAAATAACTATATCAATTATTCTGAGATGATGATGCCAACATCAAATTATTGGAATGTAATTCATGGTACAAAACCTGGAGAAGCAACACAAGATGAAGAGGGAATGCAGATCATGAGAGTTCTAGGAAAAAATATGGCATGGCTATTGAAGACGATTGATTCTAGCAAAAATAATGTAAAGGAAAATGAAATAGAAGAAAAAATATTTACCAACTTTATAAGATAA
- a CDS encoding winged helix-turn-helix transcriptional regulator, whose amino-acid sequence MINYNGRHYVCLLDFAMDFIRGKWKAVLLCHLYDKPRRFLELQRITEGISQKVLNEKLKELENEDLINKHIYPEIPPKVEYYLTEKGKDLTKIIKEIESWSIKYYPHLDSDCR is encoded by the coding sequence ATGATAAATTATAATGGTAGGCACTATGTATGTTTATTAGATTTTGCAATGGATTTTATTAGAGGTAAATGGAAGGCCGTTTTATTATGCCATTTATATGATAAACCTAGAAGATTTTTAGAACTTCAAAGAATAACTGAAGGTATAAGTCAAAAAGTACTAAATGAAAAGCTTAAAGAATTAGAAAATGAAGATTTAATAAATAAACATATTTATCCTGAAATCCCACCAAAGGTCGAATATTACCTCACTGAAAAGGGAAAAGACCTTACTAAAATCATTAAGGAAATTGAGTCTTGGTCTATTAAATATTATCCTCACTTAGATAGTGATTGCAGATAA
- a CDS encoding winged helix-turn-helix transcriptional regulator, whose protein sequence is MDSFEDKYGTCGMRYTISVVEGKWKWIILWKIYKAKVIRYNKLRKSLEPIAHKTLSSQLKELEISNLIHREQYNEVPPKVEYSLTEEGVTLIPILELMSKWGNEYIKK, encoded by the coding sequence ATGGATAGTTTTGAAGATAAATATGGAACTTGTGGAATGCGTTATACAATATCTGTTGTTGAGGGAAAGTGGAAGTGGATTATTTTATGGAAAATATATAAAGCGAAAGTAATAAGATATAATAAATTAAGGAAAAGTTTAGAACCTATTGCACATAAGACATTAAGTTCACAACTAAAGGAATTAGAAATTAGCAATTTAATTCATAGAGAACAATACAATGAAGTTCCCCCTAAGGTTGAGTATTCATTAACAGAAGAGGGAGTGACATTAATACCAATCCTTGAGCTTATGAGCAAATGGGGAAATGAGTATATTAAAAAATAA
- a CDS encoding NAD(P)H-dependent oxidoreductase: MLERVSNADAIILGSPIFLHSVTSAMKAFLERLIFQYLVYDQEHSSLFKRKIPIGFIYTMNVTNDKFKADYEDQLKPIETYLEKAFTSFETLIVNDTYQFDDYSRYVTTLFDETKKRKVKETQFPKDCENAFDMGRRFVKQANI; encoded by the coding sequence ATCCTCGAAAGAGTTTCAAACGCTGATGCAATTATTTTAGGTTCTCCAATATTCCTACACTCAGTTACTAGTGCTATGAAAGCTTTCTTAGAAAGGCTTATCTTTCAATATCTAGTTTATGATCAAGAACATTCAAGTCTTTTTAAAAGAAAAATACCTATTGGCTTTATCTATACGATGAATGTAACCAATGACAAATTTAAAGCTGACTATGAAGATCAACTTAAGCCTATTGAGACATACCTAGAAAAGGCTTTTACTTCTTTTGAAACCTTAATTGTCAATGATACTTACCAATTTGATGATTACTCAAGATACGTTACAACATTATTTGATGAAACAAAAAAAAGAAAAGTTAAAGAAACGCAATTTCCAAAGGATTGTGAAAATGCATTTGATATGGGAAGGCGATTTGTTAAACAAGCCAATATATAA
- a CDS encoding AraC family transcriptional regulator, whose translation MDTNIEMIPAYKIAYIRRTGAYGLDNVQIMEQLKSWAREENLFNESSIILGIAQDNPKVTEPKDCRYDACLVVSDEFKVNNNYINFGETFGGKYCVFKISHTADKVQKAWMEIFSELSKRNYKLDDRRPILERYAVQMINNHYCEICVPIL comes from the coding sequence ATGGATACTAATATTGAAATGATACCAGCATATAAAATTGCTTATATAAGAAGAACAGGAGCTTATGGTTTAGATAATGTACAAATAATGGAACAATTAAAAAGTTGGGCTAGAGAAGAAAACTTATTTAATGAAAGTTCAATTATATTAGGAATCGCACAAGATAACCCTAAAGTTACAGAGCCTAAAGATTGTCGTTATGATGCATGTTTAGTTGTTTCAGATGAATTTAAGGTTAATAATAATTATATTAATTTTGGGGAAACTTTTGGTGGAAAGTATTGTGTATTTAAAATAAGCCATACAGCGGATAAGGTGCAAAAAGCGTGGATGGAGATATTTTCGGAGTTGTCAAAAAGAAATTATAAACTTGATGATAGAAGGCCTATCCTGGAACGCTATGCAGTGCAGATGATAAATAATCATTATTGTGAAATTTGTGTACCGATATTATAA
- a CDS encoding pyridoxamine 5'-phosphate oxidase family protein, with protein MIDEKFLIESNELVESSKIVMVGTNGENGYPNIKAMMRLKHDGLKKFWLSTNTSTRMVERLKKNNKICLYFVDDNKFAGLMLVGTIEILHDRASKEMLWTDGCEIYYPLGIDDPDYTALCFTAEWGNYYRHLKNITFKIDEIYNY; from the coding sequence ATGATTGATGAAAAGTTTTTGATTGAAAGTAATGAGTTGGTTGAAAGTTCAAAAATTGTTATGGTTGGTACTAATGGAGAAAATGGTTATCCTAATATAAAAGCGATGATGCGATTAAAACATGATGGTCTAAAGAAATTTTGGCTTAGTACAAACACATCAACCAGAATGGTAGAACGCTTGAAGAAGAATAATAAAATATGTTTATATTTTGTTGATGATAATAAATTTGCAGGACTGATGCTTGTAGGAACAATTGAAATATTACATGATAGAGCCTCAAAAGAAATGTTATGGACCGATGGTTGCGAGATTTACTATCCATTGGGTATAGATGACCCTGACTATACTGCATTATGCTTTACAGCTGAATGGGGTAATTATTACCGCCATCTAAAAAATATAACCTTTAAAATAGACGAAATTTATAACTATTGA